The following proteins come from a genomic window of Pirellula staleyi DSM 6068:
- the rpoB gene encoding DNA-directed RNA polymerase subunit beta has product MAIPAQRRLSPRESRRFGSGISVQTMPDLTVIQTASYAAFLQDDLPAEKRKDQGLEGVLKEIFPIESYDKTIKLDYLRYDLGKPRYTPEECRQLRLTYGRPFRIWLRLNKEQPIEEEVYLGDIPIMLGGGEFIINGAERVVVSQLHRSPGVDFVMEQDGTSDRKLPSCRIIPERGSWIEVNVTKREALSIRIDQSGKFSALTLLRAMSPKYSTDSDLIRAFYPPTIEKITDGRSVVKIEGKIAVDDVCYPSGSDRAGEIIVEAGHKITKNAAETICTSGVTKVEVIPVPKVPVIFNSLAEDTTSSHEEALLRIYQRLRPGNPPQLEKAKTLFAEKFFDVNRYRLGRVGRFRVNRKLKLETSDKEMTLNPEDLIASIAYLLDLMGGTGDAHIDDIDHLGNRRLRTIDELASDELRKGFLKLRRTVQERMSLKDVEDMTPRSLVNPKSISAAIEYFFGRGELSQVVDQTNPLSQLTHERRLSALGPGGLNRKRAGFEVRDVHISHYGRICPIETPEGTNIGLISSLAIYAGVDEYGFLVAPYRKVNKGKLTEEVVWLRADEEADAYVAPADTAVQDGKIVQSASLIARHRSDFEIVLPDQVQFIDVAPSQMVGVSAGLIPFLEHDDANRALMGSNMQRQAVPLLVTEPPIVATGMEKDVARNSSMVVRAKRAGKVTYCDATRIEIGSDIYHLKKYQGLNERTCLNQKPIIKLGDKVEKNQVLADGAATYNGELALGRNVLVGFMSFDGYNFEDAIIISQELVQNDTYTSIHIEEFDVEIRETKLGREEFTRDIPNVSEKALRNLDENGIVRIGTFVKPGDILVGKVSPKSKTELTPEEKLLHAIFGRAGEDVKNDSLEVPSGIEGIVIDTQKFSRRMSLSEDERKKFEKELKDAETEGNKWIAQAFGTLVEELEAVVGKTLTDEEGTPLVKDQDPKFVSERAANFQLLKITSKLRSDDKIAEAEKVYKQHWPNVELAIDNRDRKLNSMKRGDELRSGVLQMVKVYISTKRVISVGDKMAGRHGNKGVIAKILPIEDMPFLPDGTSVQIMLNPLGVPSRMNVGQILETHLGWAGAALGFQAVTPVFDGATEGDINDCLEAAGLPRHGKQRLFDGRTGEALQQETTVGYLYMLKLHHLVDDKVHARSTGPYSLITQQPLGGKARFGGQRFGEMEVWALEAYGAAYILQELLTVKSDDVEGRTKIYESMVKGENTLEAGTPASFEVLTNEIRGLALNMQLEKRRV; this is encoded by the coding sequence ATGGCTATTCCCGCACAGCGGCGTTTGAGTCCTCGCGAGAGTCGTCGATTCGGCAGCGGTATTTCGGTGCAAACCATGCCCGACCTGACGGTTATCCAAACCGCCAGCTATGCCGCCTTTCTGCAAGACGACCTGCCTGCCGAGAAGCGCAAGGATCAAGGTCTTGAGGGAGTTCTCAAAGAGATCTTCCCGATCGAGAGCTACGACAAAACGATCAAGCTCGATTATTTGCGCTACGATCTGGGCAAACCCCGCTACACGCCGGAAGAGTGCCGCCAACTGCGTCTCACCTACGGTCGCCCTTTCCGGATCTGGCTTCGCCTGAACAAAGAGCAGCCGATCGAGGAAGAGGTATATCTCGGCGACATTCCCATCATGCTCGGCGGTGGTGAGTTCATCATCAACGGTGCTGAGCGCGTGGTCGTTAGCCAGTTGCACCGTAGCCCCGGCGTCGACTTTGTGATGGAACAAGACGGCACGAGCGATCGTAAGCTCCCAAGCTGCCGCATCATTCCTGAACGTGGTAGCTGGATCGAAGTGAATGTGACGAAGCGCGAAGCGCTCAGCATCCGCATCGATCAAAGTGGCAAGTTCTCGGCTCTCACGCTGCTGCGTGCGATGAGCCCGAAGTACAGCACCGATTCCGACCTGATTCGCGCCTTCTACCCACCCACGATTGAAAAAATCACCGACGGTCGCAGCGTCGTGAAGATCGAAGGGAAGATTGCCGTCGACGACGTTTGCTATCCTTCGGGAAGCGATCGCGCCGGCGAAATCATTGTTGAAGCGGGTCACAAAATCACCAAGAACGCTGCCGAAACGATCTGCACGTCGGGCGTAACCAAGGTGGAAGTGATTCCGGTTCCTAAGGTTCCGGTGATCTTCAACAGCCTGGCCGAAGACACCACTTCGAGCCACGAAGAAGCCTTGCTCCGCATCTACCAGCGGCTTCGTCCGGGCAATCCGCCCCAGCTTGAAAAAGCGAAGACTCTCTTTGCCGAGAAATTCTTCGACGTCAACCGCTATCGCCTCGGTCGCGTCGGTCGCTTCCGCGTCAATCGCAAGCTGAAGCTCGAAACCAGCGACAAGGAAATGACGCTGAATCCTGAGGACTTGATCGCCTCGATCGCGTACCTCCTGGATCTGATGGGTGGCACGGGTGACGCGCACATCGACGATATCGATCACCTCGGTAACCGTCGTCTCCGCACGATCGACGAACTGGCGAGCGACGAGCTCCGCAAAGGGTTCCTGAAACTGCGCCGCACGGTGCAAGAGCGCATGAGCCTGAAGGATGTCGAGGACATGACTCCTCGCAGCCTCGTCAATCCCAAGAGCATCTCGGCCGCCATCGAATACTTCTTCGGACGTGGCGAACTGTCGCAAGTGGTCGATCAAACGAATCCACTTTCGCAGCTGACGCACGAACGTCGTCTTTCGGCACTCGGCCCTGGTGGTCTGAACCGTAAACGTGCCGGCTTCGAAGTCCGCGACGTTCACATTTCGCACTACGGTCGCATCTGCCCGATTGAAACGCCTGAAGGTACGAACATCGGTCTGATCTCGAGCCTCGCGATCTATGCCGGTGTTGATGAGTACGGCTTCCTCGTCGCCCCTTACCGCAAGGTGAACAAGGGGAAGCTAACCGAAGAAGTAGTCTGGCTCCGAGCCGACGAAGAAGCTGATGCGTACGTCGCGCCGGCTGATACCGCCGTGCAAGATGGCAAGATCGTGCAGTCGGCCAGCCTGATTGCTCGCCACCGCAGCGACTTCGAAATCGTGCTCCCCGACCAAGTTCAGTTCATCGACGTGGCACCCAGCCAAATGGTCGGTGTTTCGGCCGGTTTGATCCCGTTCCTTGAGCACGACGATGCTAACCGCGCGCTCATGGGTTCGAACATGCAGCGTCAAGCGGTACCTCTTCTCGTGACCGAGCCACCGATCGTGGCGACCGGCATGGAGAAGGATGTAGCTCGCAACTCGAGCATGGTCGTGCGTGCTAAACGGGCTGGCAAAGTCACCTACTGCGATGCCACCCGCATCGAAATCGGTAGCGACATCTACCACCTGAAAAAGTACCAAGGGCTCAACGAGCGTACCTGCCTCAACCAAAAGCCGATCATCAAGCTGGGCGACAAGGTCGAGAAGAATCAGGTCCTCGCCGATGGTGCCGCCACCTACAACGGCGAGTTGGCTCTCGGTCGTAACGTGCTCGTCGGCTTCATGTCGTTCGACGGTTACAACTTTGAAGATGCGATCATCATCAGCCAAGAGCTGGTGCAAAACGATACCTACACTTCGATCCACATCGAAGAGTTCGACGTTGAAATTCGTGAAACCAAGCTCGGCCGCGAAGAGTTCACGCGAGACATTCCGAACGTCAGCGAAAAAGCTCTTCGCAATCTCGATGAGAACGGTATTGTTCGCATCGGTACGTTTGTGAAGCCTGGCGACATTCTGGTCGGCAAGGTTTCGCCGAAGAGCAAAACCGAACTCACTCCCGAAGAAAAACTGCTCCACGCGATCTTTGGTCGTGCGGGCGAAGATGTGAAGAACGATTCGCTCGAAGTCCCTTCGGGTATCGAAGGGATCGTGATCGATACGCAGAAGTTTTCGCGCCGCATGAGCTTGTCGGAAGACGAACGCAAGAAGTTCGAAAAGGAACTCAAAGACGCGGAGACCGAAGGAAACAAGTGGATCGCTCAGGCCTTCGGCACCTTGGTGGAAGAACTCGAAGCGGTGGTTGGCAAAACGCTGACCGACGAAGAGGGAACTCCGCTGGTCAAAGATCAAGATCCGAAGTTCGTTTCGGAACGAGCCGCCAACTTCCAGCTGCTCAAGATCACCTCGAAGCTTCGTAGCGATGACAAAATCGCGGAGGCCGAGAAGGTTTACAAACAGCACTGGCCCAACGTCGAACTCGCAATCGACAATCGCGATCGAAAACTCAACAGCATGAAGCGCGGCGATGAACTTCGCAGCGGCGTGCTGCAGATGGTGAAGGTCTACATCTCGACCAAACGAGTGATCTCGGTGGGTGACAAGATGGCAGGTCGCCACGGTAACAAGGGTGTGATCGCGAAGATCCTTCCGATCGAAGACATGCCCTTCTTGCCCGATGGTACGAGCGTGCAGATCATGCTCAACCCGCTCGGCGTGCCTTCCCGTATGAACGTGGGACAAATTCTCGAAACGCATCTCGGCTGGGCTGGTGCCGCACTCGGTTTCCAAGCGGTTACCCCTGTGTTCGATGGAGCTACAGAAGGCGACATCAACGACTGCCTCGAAGCAGCTGGTTTGCCACGCCACGGTAAGCAGCGATTGTTCGACGGTCGCACCGGCGAAGCGCTGCAGCAAGAGACGACCGTGGGCTACCTGTACATGCTGAAGCTCCACCATCTGGTGGATGACAAAGTGCATGCTCGCAGCACTGGTCCTTACTCGCTCATCACGCAGCAACCGCTCGGTGGTAAGGCTCGTTTTGGTGGTCAGCGTTTCGGAGAAATGGAAGTGTGGGCACTCGAAGCTTACGGTGCCGCCTACATTCTTCAGGAACTCCTCACCGTCAAGAGCGACGACGTCGAAGGCCGGACCAAGATTTACGAATCGATGGTCAAGGGAGAGAACACCCTCGAAGCCGGTACCCCCGCAAGCTTCGAAGTGCTCACGAACGAAATCCGAGGGCTCGCCCTCAACATGCAGCTGGAGAAACGCCGCGTGTAG
- the rplL gene encoding 50S ribosomal protein L7/L12, which produces MSDIAPELKEIGDKIAGLTLKQAKELSDYIKEAYGIEPASGGGVMMAAPAAGGAAPAAVEQTEFDVILTAFGDKKLDVVKVVKNLTGLSLMDAKKLVEGVPGKIKEQVSKADAEKVKAELVAAGATVELK; this is translated from the coding sequence ATGTCAGACATTGCTCCCGAACTTAAAGAAATTGGCGACAAGATCGCTGGCCTTACCCTGAAGCAAGCCAAAGAGCTCAGCGACTACATCAAGGAAGCCTATGGCATCGAACCCGCCTCGGGTGGCGGTGTGATGATGGCAGCCCCAGCTGCTGGTGGCGCTGCCCCTGCTGCTGTTGAGCAGACCGAATTCGACGTGATCCTCACCGCTTTCGGCGACAAGAAGCTGGACGTTGTGAAGGTTGTGAAGAACCTCACCGGTCTCTCGCTGATGGATGCCAAGAAGCTGGTCGAAGGCGTTCCTGGCAAGATCAAGGAACAAGTTTCGAAGGCAGACGCCGAGAAGGTCAAGGCCGAACTCGTTGCTGCTGGCGCCACCGTCGAACTCAAGTAG
- the rplJ gene encoding 50S ribosomal protein L10 → MSKQLKNLIASDVSSRLSGVNDALLVNVIGLNSANTYSLRKELRSKNIRLLVVKSSLALRATEGQPIAKAFEGGEGSLAIVWGSDDFVSLCKEMVEIHKKPEFEKCVPKGGVMDGERLSPEKVEEVSKWPNRTQQISMLVGQILSPGAKLLSQLNSPGGKLLSQIKKKSEGEEGAADAAPEASA, encoded by the coding sequence GTGAGCAAGCAACTGAAGAATCTGATCGCCTCCGACGTCTCGAGCCGTCTGAGTGGTGTTAACGACGCCCTCCTGGTGAACGTGATCGGCCTCAATTCGGCCAACACCTATTCCCTCCGCAAAGAACTCCGCAGCAAGAACATTCGCTTGCTCGTCGTGAAGAGCAGCTTGGCTCTCCGCGCCACCGAAGGTCAGCCTATCGCCAAGGCCTTCGAAGGTGGTGAAGGTAGCCTGGCTATCGTGTGGGGCTCGGACGATTTCGTCTCGCTCTGCAAAGAGATGGTGGAGATTCACAAGAAGCCTGAATTTGAGAAGTGCGTCCCTAAAGGGGGCGTCATGGACGGCGAACGTCTTTCACCAGAAAAGGTGGAAGAAGTGAGCAAGTGGCCTAACCGCACCCAGCAGATCAGCATGCTGGTTGGTCAAATTCTCAGCCCCGGAGCCAAGCTGCTTTCGCAGCTCAACTCGCCCGGCGGAAAGCTTCTCAGCCAGATCAAGAAGAAGTCGGAAGGCGAAGAGGGTGCCGCAGATGCCGCTCCCGAAGCCAGTGCTTAG
- the rplA gene encoding 50S ribosomal protein L1 → MAKQSKRYRALAGKNPAVKTLVPLQTAVEKIKTFNNTKFDQTVEIHMRLGIDPKQADQIIRGSVVLPHGIGRTQRVAVFAKGELAKAAQEAGADFVGQEDLAAKIKDGWTDFDVCIAAPDMMGLVGPLGRVLGPRGLMPSPRAGTVTADVAKVVKEYKAGKVEFRNDNGGIVHAIVGKMSFDAAKLKENIETFISFVQGLKPNTCKGQYLKGIALCGTMSPSVHVVAS, encoded by the coding sequence ATGGCCAAACAATCAAAACGCTACCGTGCACTCGCTGGCAAGAATCCCGCTGTGAAGACCTTGGTCCCACTGCAGACTGCCGTAGAGAAGATCAAGACCTTCAACAACACGAAGTTCGACCAAACGGTCGAGATCCACATGCGTCTGGGGATCGACCCCAAGCAAGCCGATCAAATCATTCGTGGTTCGGTCGTGCTGCCTCACGGTATCGGTCGTACTCAGCGTGTCGCCGTGTTTGCGAAGGGCGAATTGGCCAAAGCTGCTCAAGAGGCTGGTGCTGATTTCGTCGGCCAGGAAGACCTCGCCGCCAAGATCAAAGACGGCTGGACTGATTTCGACGTCTGCATCGCCGCTCCCGATATGATGGGCCTGGTTGGTCCTCTCGGACGCGTGCTTGGTCCTCGTGGTCTGATGCCAAGCCCCCGTGCTGGCACCGTGACCGCCGACGTCGCCAAGGTCGTGAAAGAATACAAGGCTGGTAAGGTCGAGTTCCGCAACGATAACGGTGGCATCGTCCACGCGATTGTCGGCAAGATGAGCTTCGACGCTGCCAAGCTCAAAGAGAACATCGAGACTTTCATTAGCTTCGTGCAAGGCCTCAAGCCCAACACCTGCAAAGGGCAATACCTCAAGGGTATCGCTCTATGCGGCACGATGAGCCCCAGCGTGCATGTGGTGGCCAGCTAG